A single genomic interval of Drosophila virilis strain 15010-1051.87 chromosome 2, Dvir_AGI_RSII-ME, whole genome shotgun sequence harbors:
- the LOC6632847 gene encoding V-type proton ATPase 116 kDa subunit a 1 has translation MCSKLKGWMCGTGPQDSIFRSEEMCLAQMFLQPEAAYETIAQLGEMGCVQFRDMNEGITAMQRKFVNEVRRCDELERKIRYATSELSKDGLTVVDLIEDFPPAPKPKEIIELESLLEKTETEIIELSANNVRLQTNLLELSEMIQVLERTEQFFSDQESHNFDVNKRGTHKDPEQCDGSLGFVAGVIRRERQFAFERMLWRISRGNVLVRSCQMDEPVKDPKTGDMVYKTIFVVFFQGDQLQGRIRKVCTGFHATMYPCPSSHLDRLDMIKSVHVRLEDLKIIISQTEDHRSCVLKAIKKQLPNWTAMVKKMKAIYHTLNMFNVDLGSKCLIGECWVPKRELEEVETVLSEASLALGSTVPTIFNILETKKTPPTYFRTNKFTYGFQVLIDAYGIAEYREVNPGLYTCISFPFLFAVMFGDMGHGFLVFLLGLWMVLDENRLSKKRAGEIWKILFGGRYIIMLMGMFAIYTGFIYNDCFSKSFNVFGSHWALQYNRTTVLTNPALQLNPTTDQRGTYPMGIDPIWQSASNKIIFLNTYKMKLSIIFGVLHMVFGVCLSVENFVYFKKYSYILLQFVPQVIFLLMLFGYMVFMMFYKWVQYSPSTTDIANSPGCAPSVLIMFIDMILMKTETPAKGCTASMFPAQRELETILFVVAIICIPWILLGLPLWTMCKRKYMRKNTEHFGDTIMETLEISGKEVIITEFPEHHGKAAHLKEEEEEEEEEEPMSEIWIHQAIHTVEYILSTISHTASYLRLWALSLAHAELSEVLWTMVLSEALQIGGYVGCIAIFIIFAVWVFFTIAIMVMMEGLSAFLHTLRLHWVEFMSKFYTGSGYEFQPLSFKAMLTAEDEA, from the exons ATGTGCAGTAAACTGAAAGGATGGATGTGCGGCACGGGACCGCAGGACAGCATTTTTCGCAGCGAGGAAATGTGCTTGGCCCAGATGTTTCTGCAGCCGGAGGCGGCCTACGAGACTATAGCGCAACTGGGCGAAATGGGCTGTGTGCAGTTTCGGGAC ATGAACGAGGGCATCACCGCGATGCAGCGTAAGTTCGTCAACGAAGTGCGCCGATGTGACGAGCTGGAGCGGAAGATACGCTATGCCACATCAGAGCTGTCTAAAGATGGCTTGACGGTGGTTGATCTGATTGAGGACTTTCCGCCCGCACCCAAGCCCAAGGAGATCATAGAGCTAGAGTCGCTGTTGGAGAAAACCGAAACGGAGATCATCGAACTGTCTGCCAACAATGTGCGTTTGCAAACCAACCTTTTGGAGTTGAGTGAAATGATTCAGGTGCTGGAAAGAACAGAGCAGTTCTTTTCCGATCAGGAGTCGCACAACTTTGATGTGAATAAGCGTGGCACACACAAGGATCCGGAACAATGTGACGGTAGCTTGGGCTTTGTGGCTGGCGTTATTCGCCGCGAGAGACAG TTTGCTTTCGAACGAATGCTCTGGCGCATCTCGCGTGGCAATGTCCTGGTGCGCAGCTGCCAAATGGATGAGCCTGTTAAGGATCCCAAGACGGGCGACATGGTTTATAAGACCATCTTTGTGGTCTTCTTCCAGGGTGATCAGCTGCAGGGGCGCATACGAAAAGTGTGCACTGGTTTTCATGCCACCATGTACCCGTGTCCGAGCTCGCATCTGGACCGCCTGGACATGATTAAGAGTGTGCATGTACGGCTCGAGGATCTCAAGATCATTATTAGCCAGACCGAGGATCATCGCTCCTGTGTGCTGAAGGCAATCAAGAAGCAGCTGCCCAACTGGACGGCCATGGTCAAGAAAATGAAGGCCATCTATCACACGCTGAACATGTTCAATGTGGATCTGGGCAGCAAGTGCTTGATTGGCGAGTGCTGGGTGCCCAAGCGTGAGCTCGAGGAGGTCGAAACGGTGCTCTCCGAGGCGTCGCTTGCCTTGGGCAGCACCGTGCCCACAATTTTCAACATACTTGAAACGAAGAAGACGCCGCCCACGTACTTCCGCACCAACAAGTTCACCTATGGCTTCCAGGTGCTGATAGATGCCTATGGCATTGCCGAGTACCGTGAGGTGAATCCTGGACTCTATACATGCATATCATTTCCATTTCTGTTCGCTGTGATGTTCGGTGACATGGGACACGGATTTTTGGTCTTTCTGCTCGGCCTTTGGATGGTGCTCGACGAAAATCGGCTCAGCAAGAAACGCGCTGGGGAGATTTGGAAAATTCTGTTCGGTGGCCGATATATCATAATGCTAATGGGCATGTTTGCCATCTACACGGGCTTCATCTACAACGATTGCTTCTCCAAGTCATTTAATGTCTTTGGCTCGCATTGGGCCCTGCAGTACAACAGGACCACGGTGCTTACGAATCCGGCACTGCAGCTGAATCCGACGACAGATCAGCGAGGCACCTATCCCATGGGCATTGATCCAATTTGGCAATCGGCTAGCAACAAGATCATCTTCCTGAACACCTACAAAATGAAGCTATCCATAATATTTGGCGTGCTGCACATGGTCTTCGGCGTTTGCCTATCTGTGGAGAATTTCGTTTACTTCAAAAAGTATTCGTACATTTTGCTTCAGTTTGTGCCGCAAGTTATTTTCCTGCTGATGCTGTTCGGGTACATGGTCTTCATGATGTTCTACAAGTGGGTGCAGTATTCGCCCAGTACCACGGATATTGCCAATTCGCCGGGCTGTGCTCCATCTGTGCTAATCATGTTTATTGACATGATCCTGATGAAAACTGAGACGCCCGCCAAGGGCTGCACAGCGTCCATGTTTCCGGCACAAAGGGAGCTGGAGACAATCTTGTTTGTGGTGGCCATCATATGCATACCCTGGATTCTGCTAGGCCTGCCCCTTTGGACAATGTGCAAGCGCAAGTATATG cggaAGAATACTGAACACTTCGGTGATACCATCATGGAGACACTGGAAATCTCCGGCAAGGAGGTCATCATAACTGAATTCCCTGAGCACCACGGCAAGGCTGCGCACTTaaaggaggaggaggaggaggaagaagaggaagagccCATGAGCGAAATCTGGATACATCAGGCAATTCATACGGTTGAGTATATTCTGAGCACGATTTCCCACACGGCCTCGTATCTGCGTCTCTGGGCCTTATCCTTGGCACACGCTG AGCTGTCTGAGGTCTTGTGGACAATGGTGCTGTCTGAGGCTTTGCAGATAGGCGGCTACGTTGGCTGCATTGCCATATTTATCATCTTTGCCGTTTGGGTGTTCTTCACGATTGCCATTATGGTGATGATGGAGGGTCTATCCGCCTTCCTGCACACCCTGCGTCTGCATTGGGTGGAGTTCATGAGCAAATTCTACACCGGCTCCGGCTATGAGTTTCAGCCGTTGAGCTTCAAGGCCATGTTGACGGCAGAAGACGAGGCCTAG
- the LOC6632848 gene encoding uncharacterized protein, whose amino-acid sequence MLCPQLALFLLALLALCQADTLVQLHVNRPYNDVNEKFVSFAVKPEDLYDALDGKSRKAVTSMAALLGDAYVKFIGDFYFASNAPQRLRNPTKIIWKGFNRWTRAVNWTMIIPVPYAPDEWDSMHTLKILNTSYMVGITDCIWQLGTDFGTSRAKDYVQELSTLKLMTDTFSPYVDNWRVMGADISAGSSAEETRKYVDMSKDLNAAFGWTQPANMLPTSSLGSYIYDSDPALKTLQKQRVPLWLTLPEDQNGAQSISKRLVGDETTDALRWAQTLGDAASSGFDVVFKRMSLEDFERPNLSYYVTALFKKVMGSRVFPARPLNVFAPSNKLYTHCANAVSGGLAFMVVNTEEQPTTITVRSMSRLSSSDIWQYVLTAEDGRMRLNNMKLSLNSTLRPLVKPKDASKPLQLITPSMSVGFWVLPSVNLEHCQYSEIEADSVSSESAAESGRSSGYSSADRLLQRLIEETAVSRGSLPSTVNRQRRFVLDNPELQAPDTLLARLLQPFNSPKEKSAPVSAPVKRQVKAEVKPKTQAVRPCEARNWLRNVMEQSRDVAQRRSRRSAADYAGPFFYNRQGKKTTLTKKITEIRKPERKVKPLFDLAEFDEEEFFKKMGEQPEPPPYTRLPEGDVHLKHIESPDGEESEMQPESEQQQVSYKKRRPAKGRRQLSIVQRSQEDSVEDVPDAPKQQERQKLRLLPTEFFEALPAPVPKQGKRLNLGATLNSLLFPEPFSSKGSINKSPNKSESRPQEEQEPDVEPVEGDGDNKKRAAKSGHVASDFLQAQRELGKHFLSHINEHEHEFSLGDEHLREPASQREDALDRELKPPAPAKLLPVVADNEEDYFSAKRAPRVPVPAPKRLKKKLVDESITSWWDMPAMRRRRALPFNLVDDTLNSNVIHKDDQQDLLPLGRYSIYEYKVDLSTVTPPIEPTESKIMKISSTKLPGTNCRKVTLSDNIVTTVKSKVSKFMSIISRHMNEWYNTLTKHLDSEPAKLPAPSMGGGNAIDK is encoded by the exons ATGTTGTGCCCGCAGCTGGCGCTATTTTTACTCGCCCTGTTGGCTCTGTGCCAGGCGGACACCTTGGTGCAGCTCCATGTGAATCGCCCCTATAACGATGTCAACGAGAAGTTTGTCAGCTTTGCCGTCAAGCCGGAGGATCTCTATGATGCACTGGATGGCAAGAGTCGCAAGGCTGTCACCAGCATGGCCGCTCTCCTAGGCGATGCCTATGTCAAGTTCATTGGCGATTTCTATTTTGCGAGCAATGCGCCGCAACGCCTACGCAATCCCACCAAGATCATATGGAAGGGCTTCAATCGCTGGACGCG CGCTGTCAACTGGACCATGATTATACCGGTGCCCTATGCGCCCGATGAGTGGGATTCGATGCATACGCTCAAGATACTCAACACCTCCTACATGGTGGGCATAACTGACTGCATCTGGCAGCTGGGCACAGACTTTGGCACATCACGCGCCAAGGATTACGTGCAGGAGCTGAGCACACTGAAGCTGATGACGGACACCTTCAGTCCCTACGTGGATAACTGGCGTGTTATGGGCGCCGATATATCAGCTGGCAGCAGCGCCGAGGAGACACGCAAATATGTGGACATGTCCAAGGATTTAAATGCGGCCTTCGGCTGGACGCA ACCCGCCAACATGCTGCCTACCAGCAGCCTGGGCAGCTACATCTACGACAGCGATCCGGCACTGAAAACACTCCAGAAGCAGCGCGTGCCGCTGTGGCTGACGCTGCCGGAGGATCAGAATGGGGCACAGTCCATAAGCAAGCGGCTGGTGGGTGATGAGACGACGGACGCCTTGCGCTGGGCACAGACCCTGGGCGATGCGGCTAGCAGTGGCTTCGACGTGGTCTTCAAGCGCATGAGTCTAGAGGACTTCGAGCGGCCCAATTTGAGCTACTATGTGACGGCGCTCTTTAAGAAGGTCATGGGCTCCAGAGTGTTTCCGGCACGTCCGCTGAATGTCTTTGCGCCCAGCAACAAACTGTACACGCACTGTGCCAACGCAGTGTCGGGTGGATTGGCTTTCATGGTGGTCAACACGGAGGAGCAGCCCACAACGATTACGGTGCGGAGCATGAGTCGTTTGTCCAGCAGCGATATATGGCAATATGTGCTGACTGCAGAGGATGGTCGCATGCGCCTGAACAATATGAAGCTGTCACTCAACTCCACGCTGCGTCCGCTGGTTAAGCCCAAGGATGCCAGCAAGCCGCTGCAGCTGATCACGCCCAGCATGTCAGTGGGCTTTTGGGTGCTACCCAGCGTCAACCTGGAGCACTGTCAATATTCGGAAATCGAAGCTGACAGCGTCAGCTCGGAGTCAGCTGCCGAGAGTGGCCGTTCCAGTGGCTACAGCTCGGCAGATCGTCTGCTGCAGCGTCTGATCGAGGAGACCGCCGTCTCTCGCGGATCTCTGCCGAGCACCGTCAATCGCCAGCGGCGCTTTGTGCTGGATAACCCGGAGCTACAGGCACCGGACACGCTGCTTGCCAGGCTGCTGCAACCATTCAATTCGCCAAAAGAGAAGTCCGCTCCTGTGTCTGCGCCAGTCAAGCGTCAGGTGAAAGCTGAAGTCAAGCCCAAAACTCAAGCCGTGCGCCCCTGTGAGGCACGAAACTGGCTCAGAAACGTCATGGAGCAGAGCAGGGATGTGGCACAACGACGCAGCAGACGCAGTGCAGCCGACTATGCTGGGCCCTTCTTCTACAATCGTCAGGGCAAAAAGACGACGTTGACCAAGAAGATAACAGAGATACGCAAGCCGGAACGCAAGGTCAAGCCGCTCTTCGATCTGGCCGAGTTCGATGAGGAGGAGTTCTTTAAGAAAATGGGCGAACAGCCAGAGCCACCACCATATACCCGTCTGCCCGAGGGCGATGTCCATCTGAAGCACATTGAATCTCCGGACGGGGAGGAGAGCGAAATGCAGCCAGAatcggagcagcagcaggtcaGCTACAAGAAACGCAGGCCAGCGAAAGGCAGAAGGCAGCTGAGCATTGTGCAGCGTTCCCAGGAGGACAGTGTGGAGGATGTGCCTGACGCACCCAAGCAACAGGAGCGTCAAAAGCTGCGTCTGCTGCCCACGGAATTCTTTGAGGCCTTGCCGGCGCCTGTGCCCAAGCAGGGTAAGCGTTTGAATCTGGGCGCCACATTGAATTCGCTGCTGTTCCCCGAACCCTTCTCCAGCAAGGGATCAATAAACAAGAGCCCGAACAAGAGCGAGAGCAGGCCACAGGAGGAACAGGAGCCGGATGTGGAGCCAGTCGAGGGTGATGGTGACAACAAAAAGCGCGCTGCTAAGAGCGGACATGTCGCCAGCGATTTTCTGCAGGCGCAGCGTGAGCTTGGCAAACACTTCCTCAGCCACATCAATGAGCACGAGCACGAGTTCTCGCTGGGTGATGAACACTTGCGCGAACCTGCGTCCCAGAGGGAAGACGCCTTGGATAGGGAACTGAAGCCTCCAGCGCCCGCGAAgctgttgcctgttgttgctgacaATGAGGAGGATTATTTCAGCGCCAAGCGAGCTCCTAGAGTGCCTGTGCCTGCACCCAAGCGGCTAAAGAAGAAGCTCGTCGACGAGAGCATCACCTCCTGGTGGGATATGCCGGCAATGCGAAGACGTCGTGCGCTGCCCTTCAACCTTGTCGACGACACGCTCAACTCCAATGTAATACACAAGGACGATCAGCAGGATCTGTTGCCGCTGGG